A section of the Pseudomonas prosekii genome encodes:
- a CDS encoding CDP-6-deoxy-delta-3,4-glucoseen reductase encodes MRVTLQPSGAVLEILPGERILDGARRLGYECPQSCRNGNCHVCAALLVEGRVEQAGAVRDHGEFYTCIAEPLEDCIVLWDGVLALGELPVRSLSCQVIECREVGGDTFRVQLRAPAGKPPRYHAGQYLMIERENGEKSAFSLASAPHAGRDLEIHVLARESSALSLIEQLQRNPMVRIEMPFGDTHLAELPDGPLVLIAAGTGMGQIHSLIEHCRAQGFKHPVHLYWGVRRPEDFYEIEHWDEWLKLPNLFLHKVVSDQCGWEGRCGMLHAAVCEDFSDLKALHVYASGSPAMVYGTLDALVDAGMDAHQMRADVFAYAPRS; translated from the coding sequence ATGCGCGTAACCTTGCAGCCCTCCGGAGCAGTGCTTGAGATTCTGCCCGGCGAGCGGATTCTCGATGGCGCGCGGCGGCTGGGCTATGAATGCCCGCAGAGCTGCCGCAATGGCAATTGCCACGTGTGTGCGGCGTTGCTGGTGGAAGGCCGGGTCGAACAGGCCGGTGCGGTGCGCGATCACGGCGAGTTCTACACTTGCATAGCAGAGCCGCTGGAAGACTGCATCGTGCTGTGGGATGGCGTGCTCGCGCTGGGAGAACTGCCGGTGCGCAGCTTGTCGTGTCAGGTCATTGAATGTCGGGAGGTTGGCGGCGACACTTTTCGCGTCCAGCTGCGCGCGCCGGCCGGCAAGCCGCCGCGCTATCACGCCGGGCAGTATTTGATGATCGAACGCGAGAACGGCGAGAAATCGGCGTTCTCCCTGGCCTCGGCGCCACACGCCGGGCGCGATCTGGAAATTCACGTGCTGGCGCGCGAAAGCAGTGCGCTGAGCCTGATCGAACAGCTGCAACGCAATCCGATGGTGCGCATCGAGATGCCGTTCGGCGATACCCACCTGGCCGAGTTGCCGGACGGTCCGCTGGTGCTGATTGCCGCGGGCACCGGCATGGGCCAGATCCACAGCCTGATCGAACATTGCCGCGCCCAGGGCTTCAAGCACCCGGTGCATCTGTATTGGGGTGTGCGTCGTCCTGAAGATTTCTACGAAATCGAGCATTGGGACGAATGGCTGAAGTTGCCTAATCTGTTCCTGCACAAAGTGGTCAGCGACCAATGCGGCTGGGAAGGCCGTTGCGGCATGCTGCACGCGGCGGTCTGTGAGGACTTCAGCGATCTGAAGGCGTTGCACGTTTACGCCAGCGGCTCACCGGCAATGGTCTATGGCACGCTGGATGCGCTGGTCGACGCGGGAATGGATGCGCATCAGATGCGCGCAGATGTGTTTGCGTACGCGCCACGATCTTGA
- a CDS encoding gamma-glutamylcyclotransferase, whose amino-acid sequence MSAIESALLNLPYPPRLDLGPQLTHEQLLSSMQSTMARHKGGPVWLFAYGSLIWRPECAAVERVRGRVHGYHRGLYLWSHEHRGTPEVPGLVFGLDRGGSCSGFAYRLPEEQLEASLYALWQREMPFPSYRPHWLNCRLEDGSQVQALGFVLERHLPSYAGNLPDHVLSQVFESACGRYGTTRDYVEQTANALRSHAMPDRNLEARLKRCQLPVDQATASSRV is encoded by the coding sequence ATGAGTGCCATTGAATCTGCTTTGCTGAATTTGCCTTACCCTCCGCGACTCGATCTTGGGCCGCAGCTTACTCACGAACAATTGCTCAGCTCGATGCAATCGACCATGGCGCGCCACAAGGGTGGGCCGGTCTGGTTGTTCGCCTATGGCTCGCTGATCTGGCGCCCTGAATGCGCCGCCGTCGAACGCGTGCGCGGCCGAGTGCATGGCTACCATCGCGGCTTGTATTTGTGGTCCCACGAACATCGCGGCACCCCGGAAGTGCCAGGGCTGGTGTTTGGCCTCGATCGCGGCGGTTCTTGCAGCGGGTTTGCCTATCGGTTGCCGGAAGAGCAACTAGAAGCCTCGCTGTATGCCTTGTGGCAGCGCGAAATGCCATTCCCGTCTTATCGCCCACATTGGCTCAACTGCCGTCTCGAAGACGGAAGTCAGGTTCAGGCGTTGGGGTTTGTCTTGGAGCGGCACCTGCCGAGCTACGCCGGTAACTTGCCGGATCACGTGCTCAGCCAGGTCTTCGAAAGCGCTTGCGGGCGTTACGGCACCACTCGCGATTATGTCGAGCAGACCGCCAACGCCCTGCGCAGCCACGCCATGCCAGACCGAAATCTGGAGGCGCGGCTCAAGCGTTGCCAATTACCAGTTGATCAGGCGACGGCTTCTTCGCGAGTCTGA